TCGCTGCGCCTGATCGAAAGTGCTGCTGCCGAAGATGGCACCATCCAGCCGTGGTCCGACGCGACCGGCATCTTCATCACGCCCGGTTATCGCTTCCGCGCGGTCGATATGCTCATGACCAATTTCCACCTGCCGAAATCGACGCTGTTCATGCTCGTTTCGGCTTTCTGCGGTCTCGAAACGATGCGTGACGCTTATAAGCACGCGATCGAAACCGGATACCGCTTCTATTCCTATGGCGATTCCAGCCTGTTGTTCCGGAAAAACTGATGCACGACAAATTCACTTTCACCCTGAAAGCCACGAGTGGCGGCGCGCGCCTTGGCGAAGTCGCCATGCCGCGCGGCGTCATCCGCACGCCCGCCTTCATGCCGGTTGGCACGGTCGGCACCGTCAAGGCCATGTATCTCGATCAGGTGCGCGAGCTGGGGGCCGATATCATTCTCGGCAATACCTATCACCTGATGCTGCGGCCCGGTCCGGAGCGTGTCGCCCGCCTTGGCGGCCTGCATGAACTGATCCGCTGGCCGCACCCGATCCTCACCGATAGCGGCGGTTTTCAGGTCATGTCACTGTCCGGCCTGCGCAAGCTGGATGAGAAGGGCGTGACCTTCAAGAGCCATGTGGATGGTTCGCTGCATCACATGTCGCCGGAACGCTCCATCGAAATTCAGGGCATGCTGGATTCCGACATCCAGATGCAGCTTGATGAGTGCATCGCGCTGCCGGCTGAGCGCAAGGAAATCGAGCGCGCCATGGAGATGTCGCTGCGCTGGGCCGAACGCTGCCGCGTCGCCTTTGGCGAGCAGCCTGGCAAGGCCATGTTCGGCATCGTGCAGGGCGGCGACCAACCGGACCTGCGCATTCGTTCCGCCGAAGGGTTGAAAGAGCTTGATCTCAAAGGGTACGCCGTTGGCGGTCTTGCCGTGGGCGAGCCGCAGGATGTGATGCTGGGCATGCTCGATATCACCCTGCCGGTGCTGCCAACTGAAAAGCCGCGTTACCTGATGGGCGTCGGCACGCCTGACGATATCCTGAAATCGGTGGCGCGCGGCATCGACATGTTCGACTGCGTGATGCCGACCCGCTCCGGCCGCCACGGGCTGGCCTTTACCCGCCGCGGCAAGGTCAATATCCGCAATGCCCGCCATGCCGAAGATATGCGCCCGCTGGACGAACAATCCAACTGCCCTGCCTCGCGCGACTATTCCCGCGCCTATCTGCACCACCTCGTGCGCGCCAACGAGGCGCTGGGCGGCATGCTGCTATCCTGGCACAATCTTGCCTATTATCAGGAGCTGATGCAGGGTATCCGCAAGTCGATCGAGGAAGGCCGTTTCGCCGATTTTTATGCGGAAACCATCGAAATGTGGGCGCGCGGCGATATAGACCCGGTTTGACCCTTCCCGCCCTTTCTCCTGTTTCGGACACTTTCCTTGGCACACGCGCCTTACGTTCTTTTCCGGGATGACACGACCGGCACGGTGACAGCCTTCACTGAGCCGGAGGAAATCATCGTCGCAGATGAGCCAGAGGCATTTTTTGCCGCGCTGAAGCGCATGGAAGAACTGCGCCGTGCCGGAAAATATTTAGCTGGCTATATGTCCTACGAGGCCGGTTTCCTGTTTGAGCCAAAGCTTGCGCCCTTTGCGACCGAACCCCGCAATGTGCCGTTCCTGAATTTCGGCGTCTTCTCCCGCCCGCAGCCGGATGAAGGCCGCTTTGCGCGGCCTGACGAGGTTCCGGACGCGGACGCGTTTCTCACCGATCCGGTACCGGCATGGACGCTTCCCGAATATCAGCAGCGTTTCGAGCAGTTGCACGACCATCTGCGCCGCGGCGACTGCTATCAGGGCAATCTCACCATGCCCGTTCATGCCCGCTGGAGCGGCGATCCGCTGACCGCCTTCTGGTCGCTGATCGAACGGCAGCCGGTGAAATACGGCGCGCTGGTCGATCTTGGCGGCCCGGTCATCCTGTCGCGCTCGCCGGAACTGTTTTTCTCGGTTGACGGGCAGGGGTTCATCGAAACCCATCCCATGAAGGGAACGACGCCACGCGGGGCGGATGTGGAAGAGGACCGGGCGATCATCGCGGCGATGCTTGCGGATGAAAAGACGCTCGCCGAAAACCGCATGATTGTCGATCTGCTGCGCAACGATATTTCCCGCATCACCGAGGTCGGCAGCCTTCACGTGCCGCGGCTGTTCGATATCGAGTCCTATCCGACCGTGCACCAGATGGTCAGCCACGTCAGGGCGAAACTTCTGCCTGATGTGACGGTGGAAGATATCTTCGCCGCCTTGTTTCCCTGCGGCTCGGTAACGGGCGCGCCCAAAATGTGGGCCATGAAAATTCTGCGGGACCTGGAAGCCACCCCACGCGACGCCTATTGCGGCGCCATCGGCGTGATATCGCCGAGCGGTGAGATGCGGTTCTCCGTGGCGATCCGGACGATGACGCTTTTCGATGACGGGCGCGCCACCTTCAACGTCGGCGGCGGCATCGTCTTCGATTCTGTCGGCGAGGCGGAATATGACGAGTGCTTGCTGAAATCCAAATTCGCGGTCGGGAACCGGCTGCTGCGGGAGTGACCGCGAAGGTAATCTCTCATTCATGCAAAAAAATTCCCATCTCATCTGCCGCTCCGTCGGTCGGTTGCAGAAATTTCTTGGGAGATTTGATTTAAATACAATTTATTGTTTAATATACTGAATTGAGAATACAAATTTCAACCGGACCACGATTATATTTTGCAAGCATAAGTGTATTGCAGAAAAACAACTTTAAAACGTATCCAGTGGCCGAGCGTTAGAATTAGCCCTCCTATAATCATGAAGCCGAGCGTTTCCCGGAGCCTGGTTCGGCGGCCGCGGACTTCACCGCCTCATTGATATCATACTGCAGCGCGGGCATCAAAGAACGCAGCTTTCCCTCATCAGTATTCCCTGTCGCCATCGCCACCAGCTGATTATACCAGCGCGCCGCCTCATCGTCTCGAGCCTCATCAGAGAGACGGATGCCGAACGCGCTGTTGGTCTCCAGCAACACCTTTTTGATCGCTTTATAAATTGAAGGATTGATCACGGCCGTTTCGGTGTTCTCGGCTCTAGGGAAATCGTTTACGAGTTTCGGTCCAAGGCCTGTGAGGACCCAACCTGGATTAATCCCTATTTCTTTAAACTGAAGAAGCGTTTCGCCGCTCGGCACATTCCTCCCACCCTCAAGGCCCTGCCAAGACCGGTAGGAGATACCGAGCTTTTCAGCCATAGCTTTCTGCGAAAGCCCGAGTTCATTGCGCACAAGCAAGACGCGATCAGCGATCGATTCAGCGTCCAAAGTCACTCCAATCCGATTACGCCAAAATTGGCGTTGCAATGCGCCAAAAATTGCGTTATCGCTCTTTGTATAAAGACCAGATCATCCATGAAAAAGGAGGCCGGACAGGGCCTCCCCGCTCACAACGAGGAACCATTATGCACCGTGACCGCACTGCGGACAAGGCGACGGCGAAGCTTCGCCTAGACGAGATGGAACCAGTCACGCGTCTGCTTTTGTTGCCGAGGATTACGCTGCGTCACTGGGGCCGCAAATACGAACTGCCTCCGCATACTCGTCGAACCGAACATCAAGCGTGAACGCGCTATTCCGGCGGCACGCAGAGGACGCCCCACCAAGCTGTAAACTATAACGCAGGCAGCGACGCAGTGTCCCCTTAAGGGGCAGAAAGACTACCCCGTTGCGCCCGCCCGGCCGCACAGGTTGTCAAGTGCGGATTGCCACGTCCGGTGACCGAGGCCCGCTTCCGAAAGACATTTTCCGAGATGATCGCTTTCCCAAAAAGCGGACAAATCAACCACCAATAATAAAAGACAACATCAATTGTTTTTTGAATTTCTAGTCATTCGTTACGTACTCCATTTGGAGGACTTGGAGAACGCAAACGTTACATAAGGTAATCTCAGAGAATATGTGGTTAAGGATTCTTAAATTCCATGTCTGTCATCACAAGTTTCTGAGCATCCGCTTTGCATTATCCAGACCGCGCAGTTCCTGAAATGCCCTGAATCTTCAAGCGTATATAAAATCAAGAAAAATATGAGAAATATCAGATCGAATTTATTCGTCGCCACATGCCTGATAGTCGCAGGCCTGTTTTTTATAGTCACGACGTCGATTTTAATAATTTCCGGTTTGTAGTAGAGTAAGTCATGTGGACGAACGCCGTGCGGACCGGATGGTGTTCAACCGCAGGACCCAATCACCTCAAACGCTCCATCCTCCACCAGCACCTCGGTTGCAGCCGGATGGCTGAGGAAGCCGGTGGGGCTGGCGCTGGCGCCGTAGGCGCCGGATTGCAGGATGGCGATGAGGTCGCCGGCCTTCAGCTCCGGCAGGGCGGCGTTTCGGGCCAGTGTATCGAGTGGCGTGCAGAGCGGGCCGACGATGGTTACCGTCTCCTCATACGCCGCCTGCATCATGGCCGGTGCGACGATCGGGTAGTTGCGCTTGACGATCTGGCCGAGATTGCCCGACGCGGCGAGGTGGTGGTGCATCCCGCCATTTGTGACCGCGAAAGTCGTGCCCCGCGATGTCTTTACCGAGTTCACTTCCGTCACATAGAGGCCGGCCGGGCCTGCGAGGAAGCGTCCGGGTTCGACGATGATATGGGCATCTGCAATCAGCGGATACGATTGAAGGAGCGCCCTGAGGTCGGGGATGGCAGCGCCGACAGCCGCGAGGTCGAGCGGCGTTTCGCCGGCGAAATAGGGGATGCCGAGGCCCCCGCCGAGATCGATGGTTTCGAGCGGTTTGCCCAGGATGCCGGCCATGCGCGCCGCCAGCAGGATGGCGTGTCTCCATTGGGAGACAAGCATGTCGGCATCGAGGATCTGCGTGCCGCCGTAAATATGCACGCCGACGAGGTCGATATGTTGGGTGTGGCTGAAGAGCTGCAGCACATTTTCGAGCTCTTCCTCGTCGAAACCAAAGGCGGTGGCCTTGCCGCCCATGCGCATGGCGCCGGCCTGGGCATCCGGCACCGGGTTGATGCGGATCGAAGCCTTGACGGGCTTTCCGATCGCTTCGATCCGGGCGATCTCTTCGGCGCTCTCGATGTGGATTTCACCGATGCCGCCCTCGATCACGTCGCGTAGCTCTCCCGTGCCTTTGCCGGGACCGGCGAAGATAATTTTTGCAGGTGCGACACCGGCCCTGATCGCGGCGCGGTATTCTCCGACGGAGGCGATTTCCGCACCCGCGCCTTCCTGCCGGAACAGCGAGATGATGGCAGGCAGGGGGTTGGCCTTCACCGAATAATAAATGTCGGCAAAGCCGCCGAGGGCTTCTTTAAGATCGCGATAGGCGCGACGCATGGCGCTGGCGTCATAAAGGAAGCACGGTGTGCCGGTCCTGGCGGCAATCTCCCTTACCGCCTGTCCGCCGATCATGAGATCGTTGCCGCTGATACCGAATTGCGCGGCCGCGAAAGCTGGGCCGTGGCTCTGGCTTTTATCCGTTGGTGCCATTATCCGTCCGTTCGCGCACCAGCGCGCGATAATCGACCTTGCCATTGGCTGTGACCGGCAGCCGCTCGACGAGTTCTATGGCGCGGGGAATCATGAAGGGGGCAAGGACCTCGGCGGCTTTTTTCAGTGCCGCCAGGATGTCCACAGTCTGGGTGGCGGCGGTCGCCACGGCATGCACCCTTTCGCCGGCAAAGGGATCGGGCAGGCCGATGACGGCAACCTGCTGGAACAGCCCCGTCGACATCAGGCTCTCTTCGACTTCGGTCGGGCTGATGCGATAACCTGACGATTTGATCATTGCGTCATCCCGGGCAACGAAGCTGAAGAAGCCGTCCTCGTCCTCCACCGCGAGATCGCCGGAATAACACACGGTCTCGCCGCCGAGCTCTGCGGCCAGGAAGGGATGAGGCCGCAACACCTTCGCCGTGTCTTCCGGCCGGTTCCAGTAACCGAGCGAAACGGTCGGTCCGCGATGAACGAGAATGCCGGGTTCGCCCGGTTTTGCCCTCTGGCCCTTGTCGGTGACGATGAAGATTTCACATTCGGGGATCGCCTTGCCGATTGAAGTCGGGCGCCGGTCGATTTCGTCAGGCGGCAGGAAAGTAGAGCGGAAGGCTTCTGTCAGCCCATACATCAGGTAGATTTTCGTGTCCGGCAGTTTTTCGCGCAGCGCCTTGACGGTTTCCTGCGGCACGCGTCCGCCGGAATTGGTGATGTAGCGCAGATGCGGCAGAGGCGTCTTTGCGAGCGACGCAGCCGCCCTCGTCAGGATCGCCCAGATGGTGGGCACGCCGGCAAGTCCGGTGATGGCATGGTCGCGCAGATCGCGGACGATTTCATCGCCCAGCCGGAAGCTGGAAATGATCGTGGTCGCCCCCTGTTCCACCGCGGTCAGCAACTGGTTCAGACCGTAATCGAAGCTGAAGGGCAGGAGGGACAGGATACGGTCGCGGCCGGTGATGTCGAGATAGGTGCGCACGATGCGGGTACCGGCGAGAAGATTGCGGTGCGACAGCATCACGCCCTTCGGCGAGCCGGTGGAGCCGGAGGTATAAAGAATGGCGGCAAGGTCTTCGCCGATGGCCGCAGACGGCCGGGCAGGCGCGGCGGTGCCGGCGGCAATCTCTTCCGCGGGAAGGACCGTGACATCGGGTAACTCGGTGAGCGCCGCCGTCAGCTCGTTCATCATCGAGGCGTTACTGATAACGATCTTTGCGCCGCAATCCCTGATGATGTGGCGGACCTGCTGCGCCTTCAAAAGCGCGTTGACGGGCACGAAGACGCCACAGGCCATGCTGATGCCGAAGATCGACCAGCATTCCTCGATGCCGCGGGGCAGAAAGATGACGACCCGGTCGCCGCGTTGCAGGCCGGCGTGCTGCAATGCAGAAGCACAGCGCGCCGCCACTGCGGCAAATTCGCGGTAGGTCAGCGATCGGTCCTTGTGGACGACAGCCTGATCTTCGCTTGCTGCGCGCGCGTCAAGAAGGTGGTGCAGCAGGAAAGGGGATGTCATCTCCTCCGTTCCCTGAGGACGAAGGCGACGAGATCGCCCGGCGTGGCGAGATTCTCAGGCGTGAAATGCTCGTCATTCAGAATGATGCCGAAGCCTTCGCCGAGGAAGACCATCAGTTCGAGGAAGCCGAGCGAATCGATGACGCCGCCGTCGAGCAGTTCCGTGTCCGATGAAAAAGGCGCGTGAGCGGGGAAGCGGTCGCAGAGGTAGGAATAGATGGTATCAGCAACATCTATGTCGTTCTTTTTTGCTGTCTGCACGCTTCTTCTCCGACGTTGGTCTTTCGTTGCCGCGGCCGATTGGCTTTTGCGATGAAGGGCCAGAACAGCGCATCACGGTAACGGGTTCGATGAGTTACTTAAGGTGGCAATAACACCAATTCTGAGTATGTTTCGTTAATAAACCGTGGGTTCCATGCGCCTTTTACTTGTATCGGCGCGGATCTGGAGGCGGAAAGCCCGGCAGTTTTTTCGCCTGAGAGGCCCGCCATCGTCAGCGCCAGCCGGCCATGGCGAAGGAGATGGCGCGCGATGGCAGGAAGATGCCGTTGCGCAACTTTGCGGTCCTCGCAATGGATAAGGCGCGCGGAGGGCAGGCCTTTGGTTGTTGTTTTCAGGAAGACGAGAGGGTAGTGGCGGTTTTCCGCTTCCATCACGGCGACGATGCAGCCTAGACCGGCATGGTCATCCAGCATGTCCCGTGTTTCGGCGGGGAGGGCTTCCGGCCCGATGTCGGCAGGCGGGCGCAACCTTGCACTTGCCGGGCGAAGCGCTGCAATCGGCAGCGGATAAAAAAGCGTGCAGTCGCTTACCGTCGCAAATCCCAGTCGCTCGTTGAGCCTGTGGGCGTCGGCGGAAGGGGTGAGATCGGTGAAGATGTCGTCCGCGTTGGAGGCGGCCATTTGCAGCATGCGCGGCGCAAACCAGCGGCACGATGGCTCCACATACCAGCTGGAGAAGTTGACGACGATTTTGCCGGTATCGGTCAGGCGGCTTTTGAGCGTCAGAAGCACGCCCACGGCGTCATCGCCTTTCATCAGCAACTGGCCGATCGGGCCAAGGCCGCGTCGACCGTGATGGTCACTGATGAGCGACAGGCCGCGGCACCAGAAGGCTTCGGTTTTTGCCGGGAAACCTTTCGCCAACAGGGCGACGGCACTGACCCGGTTTCCGTTGTCGATCGGTACGATGTTCAGGGTCGCTCTCCGCTGGTCTGGCGTCCTTTGTGGGCGCAGGAGAGATTTTCAACTCTACCGCGTAGCATCGGCTTACGACGATAGATTTACTGCCCGGTTAATCGCAGTAGCTGCAGGCAATCACGTTTGCATGAACGGCTGGTGCATGAACGGCTGGTGCATGAAGGGAGGGCGCGCCGTTACAAACCGCGCGCCCGCCTGCTGCTATCAATAGACGACGACGCCGCGAATGCTTTCACCCTTGTGCATCAGGTCGAAGCCCTTGTTGATGTCTTCGAGCGGCATGGTGTGAGTAATCATCGGGTCGATCTGGATCTTGCCTTCCATGTACCAGTCGACGATCTTCGGCACATCCGTGCGGCCGCGCGCGCCGCCAAAGGCGGTGCCCATCCAGTTGCGGCCCGTGACCAGCTGGAACGGACGTGTCGAGATCTCCTGGCCCGCACCGGCCACGCCGATGATGACCGACTTGCCCCAGCCGCGATGCGAGGCTTCCAGCGCCTGGCGCATGACCTTGGTATTGCCAGTGCAGTCGAAGGTGTAATCGGCGCCGCCGATCAGGTCGCCGTTCCGCTTCGTCATGTTGACGAGATAAGGCACGATATCGTCGCCGACTTCCTTCGGATTGACGAAGTGGGTCATGCCGAACTTTTCGCCCCAGGCCTTGCGGTCAGGGTTGATATCGACGCCGATGATCATGTCCGCACCGGCAAGGCGCAGGCCTTGCAGCACGTTGAGGCCGATGCCGCCGAGACCAAAGACGATCGCCGTGGAGCCGATCTCGACCTTTGCGGTGTTGATGACGGCGCCGATACCGGTCGTCACGCCGCAGCCGATGTAGCAGACCTTGTCGAAAGGCGCGTCCGGGTTGATCTTGGCGAGCGCAATTTCCGGCAGGACGGTGTAGTTGGAGAAGGTCGAGCAGCCCATATAGTGGTGAATCTTGTCCTTGCCGATCGAGAAGCGCGAGGTGCCGTCAGGCATCACGCCCTGGCCCTGCGTGGCGCGGATGGAGGTGCACAGATTGGTCTTGCGCGAGGTGCAGGAGTAGCATTCGCGGCATTCCGGCGTGTAGAGCGGAATGACATGGTCGCCCTTCTTGACCGAGGTGACGCCGGGTCCGACATCAACGA
This genomic interval from Agrobacterium tumefaciens contains the following:
- the tgt gene encoding tRNA guanosine(34) transglycosylase Tgt: MHDKFTFTLKATSGGARLGEVAMPRGVIRTPAFMPVGTVGTVKAMYLDQVRELGADIILGNTYHLMLRPGPERVARLGGLHELIRWPHPILTDSGGFQVMSLSGLRKLDEKGVTFKSHVDGSLHHMSPERSIEIQGMLDSDIQMQLDECIALPAERKEIERAMEMSLRWAERCRVAFGEQPGKAMFGIVQGGDQPDLRIRSAEGLKELDLKGYAVGGLAVGEPQDVMLGMLDITLPVLPTEKPRYLMGVGTPDDILKSVARGIDMFDCVMPTRSGRHGLAFTRRGKVNIRNARHAEDMRPLDEQSNCPASRDYSRAYLHHLVRANEALGGMLLSWHNLAYYQELMQGIRKSIEEGRFADFYAETIEMWARGDIDPV
- a CDS encoding aminodeoxychorismate synthase component I yields the protein MAHAPYVLFRDDTTGTVTAFTEPEEIIVADEPEAFFAALKRMEELRRAGKYLAGYMSYEAGFLFEPKLAPFATEPRNVPFLNFGVFSRPQPDEGRFARPDEVPDADAFLTDPVPAWTLPEYQQRFEQLHDHLRRGDCYQGNLTMPVHARWSGDPLTAFWSLIERQPVKYGALVDLGGPVILSRSPELFFSVDGQGFIETHPMKGTTPRGADVEEDRAIIAAMLADEKTLAENRMIVDLLRNDISRITEVGSLHVPRLFDIESYPTVHQMVSHVRAKLLPDVTVEDIFAALFPCGSVTGAPKMWAMKILRDLEATPRDAYCGAIGVISPSGEMRFSVAIRTMTLFDDGRATFNVGGGIVFDSVGEAEYDECLLKSKFAVGNRLLRE
- a CDS encoding helix-turn-helix domain-containing protein: MDAESIADRVLLVRNELGLSQKAMAEKLGISYRSWQGLEGGRNVPSGETLLQFKEIGINPGWVLTGLGPKLVNDFPRAENTETAVINPSIYKAIKKVLLETNSAFGIRLSDEARDDEAARWYNQLVAMATGNTDEGKLRSLMPALQYDINEAVKSAAAEPGSGKRSAS
- a CDS encoding type III PLP-dependent enzyme — translated: MAPTDKSQSHGPAFAAAQFGISGNDLMIGGQAVREIAARTGTPCFLYDASAMRRAYRDLKEALGGFADIYYSVKANPLPAIISLFRQEGAGAEIASVGEYRAAIRAGVAPAKIIFAGPGKGTGELRDVIEGGIGEIHIESAEEIARIEAIGKPVKASIRINPVPDAQAGAMRMGGKATAFGFDEEELENVLQLFSHTQHIDLVGVHIYGGTQILDADMLVSQWRHAILLAARMAGILGKPLETIDLGGGLGIPYFAGETPLDLAAVGAAIPDLRALLQSYPLIADAHIIVEPGRFLAGPAGLYVTEVNSVKTSRGTTFAVTNGGMHHHLAASGNLGQIVKRNYPIVAPAMMQAAYEETVTIVGPLCTPLDTLARNAALPELKAGDLIAILQSGAYGASASPTGFLSHPAATEVLVEDGAFEVIGSCG
- a CDS encoding AMP-binding protein; protein product: MTSPFLLHHLLDARAASEDQAVVHKDRSLTYREFAAVAARCASALQHAGLQRGDRVVIFLPRGIEECWSIFGISMACGVFVPVNALLKAQQVRHIIRDCGAKIVISNASMMNELTAALTELPDVTVLPAEEIAAGTAAPARPSAAIGEDLAAILYTSGSTGSPKGVMLSHRNLLAGTRIVRTYLDITGRDRILSLLPFSFDYGLNQLLTAVEQGATTIISSFRLGDEIVRDLRDHAITGLAGVPTIWAILTRAAASLAKTPLPHLRYITNSGGRVPQETVKALREKLPDTKIYLMYGLTEAFRSTFLPPDEIDRRPTSIGKAIPECEIFIVTDKGQRAKPGEPGILVHRGPTVSLGYWNRPEDTAKVLRPHPFLAAELGGETVCYSGDLAVEDEDGFFSFVARDDAMIKSSGYRISPTEVEESLMSTGLFQQVAVIGLPDPFAGERVHAVATAATQTVDILAALKKAAEVLAPFMIPRAIELVERLPVTANGKVDYRALVRERTDNGTNG
- a CDS encoding acyl carrier protein; this translates as MQTAKKNDIDVADTIYSYLCDRFPAHAPFSSDTELLDGGVIDSLGFLELMVFLGEGFGIILNDEHFTPENLATPGDLVAFVLRERRR
- a CDS encoding S-(hydroxymethyl)glutathione dehydrogenase/class III alcohol dehydrogenase; this translates as MDVRAAVAIQAGKPLEVMTVQLEGPRAGEVLIEVKATGICHTDDFTLSGADPEGLFPAILGHEGAGIVVDVGPGVTSVKKGDHVIPLYTPECRECYSCTSRKTNLCTSIRATQGQGVMPDGTSRFSIGKDKIHHYMGCSTFSNYTVLPEIALAKINPDAPFDKVCYIGCGVTTGIGAVINTAKVEIGSTAIVFGLGGIGLNVLQGLRLAGADMIIGVDINPDRKAWGEKFGMTHFVNPKEVGDDIVPYLVNMTKRNGDLIGGADYTFDCTGNTKVMRQALEASHRGWGKSVIIGVAGAGQEISTRPFQLVTGRNWMGTAFGGARGRTDVPKIVDWYMEGKIQIDPMITHTMPLEDINKGFDLMHKGESIRGVVVY